CGATGCACCGCCGACGGGAGAAGAGGACGGGCCGATGAAGATCCTCGTCGTCGACGACGACGTCGAGCTGCGGACGTTGGTGGCCTTCGCCCTGCGGCAGGCGGGGTATCTGCCGGTCGAGGCGGCGGACGGAGGGACGGCGGTGGCGGCCTTCGAACGAGAGCGGCCGGATCTCGTGGTGCTCGACGTCAATCTGCCGGGGTTCGACGGGTTCGAGGTGCTGCGGCGAATTCGCGCCGCCGGCTCGACGCCGGTGATGATGCTGACCGTTCGCGCTGCCGAGGAAGACCAGGTGCGCGGGCTCGACCTGGGCGCCGACGACTACCTCGCCAAGCCGTTCTCGCCGCGCACCCTGCTCGCTCGCGTCCGCGCGCTGCTGCGGCGCTCGGGGGCCCAGGAGCGACAGGCGCCCCTCGTCCACGGCGAGCTGGCGCTCGATCTCGAGCTCGCGACGCTCTCCCGGCCGGGCCTCGAGCCGCTCCACCTGACGCCGCTCGAGCTGCGCTTCCTGCAGTTACTCTTCTCGCACGCGGGTGCCCCGGTGCCGACCGAGCGCATCCTCTTGCACGTGTGGGGCACGCGGGGCAGCGGCGACCGGCAACTGCTCAAGCAGCTCGTCCACCGCCTGCGCCAGAAGCTCGAGGTCGGTCTTGCGGTCGACCCGGCGGCGCCGCGCTGGGTGCAGACGGTCGCCGGCGGCGGCTATCGACTCGGCGGCTAGCCGAGGTCGATCTGCCGCTTCTCCTCCTCGGCGTGGGGCCGATAGAGGATGGCGATGTGGCCGACGAGTCCGGCGCAGGCGCAGCCGAGACGCGACTCGATCTCGGCGGCGAGCTCCTTCTTCTCTTCGCGGGCGACGACGAAGCGGGCCTTGATCAGCTCGCGCAGCGCGAGCGCCTGGTCGATCTCGCCGAGCACCGCGTCGGTGAGTCCCTGCTTGCCGATCATCACGGTCGGGTCGAGGTCGTGGGCGAGGCCGCGCAGTCGCTTGCGCTGCGCGCTCGAAAGGACGAGAGGGGGCATGGGAGCTCCGATCCGGCCGTTCAGGCCGTGCGGTATGCCGCCGGTGCGGCGGCGAGCAGGGTGTCGAGGGTCTCCGACGCCTTGGCGGCGGAGACCTCTCCCGCCGGCAGGTAGACGACGAGCAGCGCCTCGGCCGTCTCGGCACGCACCTTCACCCGGTGGCTGTCGGTGATCGGGGTACCGAACGGTCCGTCGCGGTCGGCGAGCAGCGGCTTGCCCGCCAGATCGAGCGGCCCGCGCATCGAGTCGAGGAGCTCGCCGGCGCACCCGGCGCGCACGGTCACCGGCGGACGGAGCGCCGCCGCGTCGAGCACGCAGCACGGCAGCCGCAACGCCACCGAGAGGCAGTTGTTGAGATCGACGAGCGGGTCGATCGCCGGCAACTCCCCGGCGGGCAGCAGCCGTCGCAGAAGCGCCTCGGAGGACGGGCGATAGCGCGTCGGGTCGCACCCGGCAGCGCGGAAGAGGCGGCGCATCGCCGCCACCGTCGGGTGAGCGGCAAGCTGCTCGAGGCGCAATGCGGCTCGCGCCTCCTCGGCAACGCGGTGTCGCAGGGCGGCGAGCTCCTCGACGCCTTCC
This genomic window from Holophagales bacterium contains:
- a CDS encoding YhbY family RNA-binding protein; translated protein: MPPLVLSSAQRKRLRGLAHDLDPTVMIGKQGLTDAVLGEIDQALALRELIKARFVVAREEKKELAAEIESRLGCACAGLVGHIAILYRPHAEEEKRQIDLG
- a CDS encoding response regulator transcription factor, with the translated sequence MKILVVDDDVELRTLVAFALRQAGYLPVEAADGGTAVAAFERERPDLVVLDVNLPGFDGFEVLRRIRAAGSTPVMMLTVRAAEEDQVRGLDLGADDYLAKPFSPRTLLARVRALLRRSGAQERQAPLVHGELALDLELATLSRPGLEPLHLTPLELRFLQLLFSHAGAPVPTERILLHVWGTRGSGDRQLLKQLVHRLRQKLEVGLAVDPAAPRWVQTVAGGGYRLGG